TGACCCTCGTTGTCGGTTGTTCGTTGACGGCCGTATCCCAGGTGGGGGTGAGCTGGTGGGCCGCCGGGACGGCGACAGTTTTGACCGTCGCGGTGACGAGGGTTTACTGGCGCCACAGTGGCCTAGTCCATGCACCGGTGCTGGCCCGCGAGCACCTCAACCGTTTTCCGCTGAAGTGGGTACACGTCACTTCCGGCATGGCGATATTTGTTGTGGTTGGGTCGGACAATTTCTTGCCCCTATACGTCCAGACTGCCCGAGGTCGATCGGTGGAGCTTGCGGCCTTTACCCTTGTGTTCGCGGCCGTGGGCTGGACTATGGGGTCTCTCATCTACAGCCGGCTACTCGTCGGCTGGCGCGAGTCTGAGGTGATTCGACTCGGCTGTTGGCTCCTTATCCCTTTCCTCGGCTTGGCCGGCACCACCGTAGCCCTTATCGACTGGCCCCTACCGGTGTTGTACGGGGCACTCACGTTTATCGGCGTGTCCGTCGGTTTGGTGACCACGGCAGGGCTCACACTCCTCCAAGCCAACGGTGAGCAGGCGGAGATGGGCCGTTTGTCCGCTGCTCATGAGTTCGTCCGACAACTCGCCATCATGTACGCAGTGGCCCTCGCGGGTGCCATCCTTCTTCTGGTCGTCGACGTGCATGTCGGCGACGTGGATGCAGTGCGCGACGTCATCGCCGGGGAGGACATCGCCCTCGGCTCTAAGACGAACGACGCGATCCGCTACGGCGTCGCGTGGGCCTACGCCGCAGTCGGGACGGTCGCCGTGGGATGCCTCCTGGCCGGAACGTCTCTCGTCCGTCGGACTCGGCGGCTCGCCGCCTGACCCGACGCCCCACGTGCGGCT
This region of Longimicrobiales bacterium genomic DNA includes:
- a CDS encoding MFS transporter codes for the protein MRDNSDGSPDIGRGSGIWSRAYLPITVANLTVVATVGFGGLALVAGLSTIAEDLGHVRLLPWVFTGYYAASAIAVVVAGPVIDAVGVRRTFRATGIWLLVFTAAAAAAPSMLMLVLARTLQGFGVGLVFAVSTATIGLGYPHHLRPRAFAAQSVVFGVMGLGGPALAGVMLASGGWRVIFVAQLPVTIIALVSGWVTLPTTRDRPARIRTDWRGIWLLTLVVGCSLTAVSQVGVSWWAAGTATVLTVAVTRVYWRHSGLVHAPVLAREHLNRFPLKWVHVTSGMAIFVVVGSDNFLPLYVQTARGRSVELAAFTLVFAAVGWTMGSLIYSRLLVGWRESEVIRLGCWLLIPFLGLAGTTVALIDWPLPVLYGALTFIGVSVGLVTTAGLTLLQANGEQAEMGRLSAAHEFVRQLAIMYAVALAGAILLLVVDVHVGDVDAVRDVIAGEDIALGSKTNDAIRYGVAWAYAAVGTVAVGCLLAGTSLVRRTRRLAA